A portion of the Archocentrus centrarchus isolate MPI-CPG fArcCen1 chromosome 19, fArcCen1, whole genome shotgun sequence genome contains these proteins:
- the daglb gene encoding sn1-specific diacylglycerol lipase beta has protein sequence MPGMVVFGRRWGIASDDLVFPGSFELFVRVLWWIGTMILFTYHKGHFDCNGRGVLHSYLVGLLVVLGLIILSLCAIVYVSAQGTITNPGPRRSMPALVYLRAVLYVPELVWACLGAVWVSDDGRSCDPATVGAVITAVVASWIILLFTAVGVVFVFDPLGNPRPQPPAMEPLGVRDMESSEGTQFLSTARSLAVKVWENRLRLLCCCLPQDESYRAAFSSIAQLFGSFFSDTDLVPSDIAAGLALLHQEQDKMERSRDPEVVVTHSPSSPVGEDLETELEKAAHWMQFAAAAYGWPLYIYSNLFTGPCKLSGDCCRSRTAEYEIVGGDHLGCHFSSILQSTGLQYRDFIHVSFHNQIYEIPFFVALDHKREAILVAVRGTLSLKDVLTDLSAECENLPTEGVSGACYAHKGISQAAGYIYKRLVNDGILNQAFSIAPEYKLVITGHSLGAGAASLLAILLRNSFPALQCYAFSPPGGLLSKALADYSKDFVVSVVLGKDLVPRLSIPNMEDLKRRILKIVSNCNKPKYRILLRGCWYELFGGDPDDGPTEMDNRRERELNQPLLGEESLIVRHSSSYQSLASDDSPAHTPAHLPLFLPGRILHITEDGPTRRSCFSQVRYRADWSNEMAFRSILISPRMLTDHMPDVVLRALSSLTEDKPFSLCPSSLSDSQHNTI, from the exons ATGCCTGGAATGGTGGTGTTTGGTCGGCGCTGGGGGATAGCCAGCGACGATCTGGTCTTCCCGGGCTCCTTTGAGCTGTTCGTCCGCGTACTTTG GTGGATTGGCACCATGATCTTGTTCACTTATCACAAGGGCCACTTTGATTGTAATGGGAGAGGAGTTCTTCACAGCTACCTGGTTGGACTGCTGGTTGTGCTGGGACTCATCATCCTCTCACTGTGCGCTATTGTCTACGTCAGTGCTCAAG GCACCATCACAAACCCCGGCCCGCGGCGCTCTATGCCTGCGCTGGTGTACCTGCGAGCTGTGCTGTACGTCCCTGAGCTGGTGTGGGCCTGTCTGGGAGCCGTCTGGGTGTCCGATGATGGCCGAAGCTGTGATCCTGCCACAGTGGGTGCTGTCATTACAGCAGTTGTTGCCAG CTGGATCATCCTGCTGTTCACGGCCGTGGGGGTAGTGTTTGTCTTTGACCCGCTAGGAAACCCCcgtcctcagcctcctgccaTGGAGCCGCTGGGAGTACGAGACATGGAGAGCAGTGAGGGCACCCAGTTTCTATCCACCGCTCGTTCACTGGCTGTCAAAGTGTGGGAGAACAGGCTGCGGCTGCTGTGCTGTTGCCTGCCGCAGGACGAGAGCTACCGGGCAGCGTTTTCCAGCATCGCTCAGCTCTTCGGCAGCTTCTTCTCT GACACAGATCTGGTTCCCAGTGATATAGCAGCCGGTTTGGCTCTGCTGCACCAGGAGCAGGATAAGATGGAGCGAAGCAGAGATCCAGAGGTCGTAGTCACTCACAGCCCTTCCTCTCCAGTA GGAGAAGATCTGGAGACAGAGTTGGAGAAAGCCGCCCACTGGATGCAGTTTGCTGCGGCGGCTTACGGCTGGCCACTGTACATTTACTCCAACCTCTTTACCGGACCCTGCAAACTCAGTGGAGACTG CTGTAGGAGTCGCACAGCTGAGTACGAAATTGTCGGAGGCGACCACCTGGGGTGCCATTTTTCGTCCATCCTGCAGAGCACTGGTTTGCAGTACAGAGACTTTATCCACGTCAGCTTCCACAACCAG ATCTATGAGATCCCCTTCTTCGTGGCTCTGGATCATAAGAGGGAGGCTATTCTGGTGGCTGTCAGAGGAACTCTTTCACTGAAG GATGTTCTCACAGACCTGTCTGCTGAATGTGAGAACCTGCCTACAGAGGGGGTGTCTGGAGCCTGCTACGCCCACAAG GGCATCAGCCAGGCAGCGGGTTACATTTACAAGAGGCTGGTCAATGATGGCATCTTGAACCAGGCTTTCTCCATTGCGCCG gaGTATAAACTGGTGATCACCGGTCACAGTCTGGGCGCTGGTGCAGCCTCGCTGCTGGCTATTCTCTTGCGCAATTCCTTCCCCGCCCTGCAGTGCTATGCATTCTCTCCACCAGGGGGACTCCTAAG TAAAGCCTTAGCTGATTACTCCAAGGACTTTGTGGTCTCGGTGGTGCTGGGAAAGGATCTGGTTCCCAG ACTGAGCATTCCAAACATGGAGGATCTGAAGAGAAGGATACTGAAAATTGTTTCAAACTGCAATAAACCCAAA TACCGCATCCTGCTGCGGGGATGTTGGTATGAGCTGTTCGGGGGAGACCCAGATGACGGTCCCACTGAGATGGACAACAGGAGGGAGCGAGAGCTTAACCAGCCGCTCCTGGGAGAGGAGTCTCTGATCGTTCGCCACTCATCCTCCTATCAGAGCCTGGCCTCAGATGACTCGCCCGCCCACACACCTGCACACTTGCCTCTCTTCCTGCCCGGACGCATTCTGCATATCACAGAAGATGGACCAACACGGAG ATCCTGCTTTTCCCAGGTCCGGTACCGTGCAGATTGGTCCAATGAAATGGCATTCCGGAGTATTTTGATCAGCCCCAGGATGCTGACAGATCACATGCCCGACGTCGTGCTCCGAGCTCTCAGCTCTCTGACCGAGGACAAGCCCTTTTCCCTTTGCCCTTCATCTTTAAGTGACAGCCAGCACAACACTATCTGA
- the LOC115798611 gene encoding peptidyl-tRNA hydrolase ICT1, mitochondrial, which yields MATSMARRSCVFCCTGINAIRQHVPPLNALLGHMSNTLQSSVSYGTRETDGTQEAQVHIPVERLTVSYSRSSGPGGQHVNKVSTKAEVRFHVQTAEWIPEDVRKKILEKNKNRITKAGELLVTSELSRSQQRNLSDCIQKISTIIAEASEKPHEPTAEDIALRAARSEKRNKERLRQKKIHSVTKQSRRVDFD from the exons ATGGCGACCTCCATGGCGCGACGGTCCTGTGTGTTTTGCTGTACAGGAATAAACGCGATTAGGCAGCATGTCCCACCACTGAACGCTCTGCTGGGACACATGAGCAACACTTTACAGTCCAGTGTTAGTTACGGGACCCGTGAGACAGATGGCACACAG GAAGCCCAAGTGCACATTCCAGTAG AGCGTCTGACGGTATCTTACAGTAGAAGCAGTGGTCCTGGGGGTCAGCATGTCAATAAAG TCAGCACAAAAGCAGAAGTCCGATTCCATGTGCAAACAGCAGAATGGATCCCAGAAGATGTTCGGAAAAAAATCCTTGAGAAG AACAAGAACCGTATCACTAAGGCCGGGGAGCTGCTGGTGACCTCAGAGCTGAGCCGGAGCCAGCAGAGAAACCTCTCTGACTGCATACAGAAAATCTCCACCATCATAGCAGAGGCCAGTGAGAAGCCCCATGAACCTACAGCCGAAGACATCGCTCTCAGGGCAGCCAG GTCAGAGAAGAGGAACAAGGAGAGACTCAGACAGAAGAAGATCCACTCAGTTACCAAGCAGAGCAGAAGAGTGGATTTTGACTGA
- the LOC115797753 gene encoding cerebellar degeneration-related protein 2-like → MLSSGRMEEFVTEEEEPWYDQQDLEQDLHLAAELGKTLLERNKELEDSLQQMYITNEEQVQEIEYLSKQLEVLRDMNEQHAKVYEQLDGTARELEHTNHTLVMDSKASQQKIERLTGTIETLQNQVESLSGQVEQLRSMEQLRVRREKRERRKTIHSFPCLRELCTAPRYEDEFVVGRAESFTVEAKRQPFEEENQHLREAVSALRAAVRAERGRREGVERECNLLIAEFSRLQTRVQDAESCQARVRELEVELQELQQLRRARTFLLSGEDDGVALTQTVLSITPETDTFLEVEVGETGGGVREETAGGGGVGGEALPDSSPVRKSCSDTALNAIVARDASGRRRGSYALHANSVRKRGMSILREVDEQYHALLEKYEELLGKCRRHEESLCHAGVQTSRPVSRDPSMKDCAMGPIVAPPPTPTQSPSTPEAIESISKQVEAVDKRLGQNTPEYKALFKEIFSRIQKTKMDIKATKAAKSSKPGKSGKSSKH, encoded by the exons ATCTGCACTTGGCGGCAGAGCTGGGGAAGACTCTGTTGGAGAGGAACAAAGAGCTGGAGGACTCCCTGCAGCAGATGTACATCACTAATGAAGAGCAAGTGCAAGAGATTGAG TACTTGTCGAAGCAGCTGGAGGTTCTTCGGGACATGAACGAGCAGCACGCCAAAGTGTACGAGCAGCTGGACGGGACTGCCAGAGAGCTGGAACACACCAACCACACACTGGTGATGGACAGCAAGGCCTCGCAGCAAAAGATTGAGAG GTTAACAGGGACTATCGAGACTTTGCAGAACCAGGTGGAGTCTCTGTCAGGGCAGGTGGAGCAGCTTCGCTCCATGGAGCAGCTCCGGGTcaggagggagaagagagagcgaCGCAAGACCATCCACTCATTCCCATGCCTGAGGGAGCTTTGTACGGCCCCCAG GTATGAGGATGAGTTTGTGGTGGGCAGGGCTGAAAGTTTTACCGTGGAAGCCAAGCGTCAACCGTTTGAAGAAGAGAACCAGCACCTGAGGGAGGCGGTGTCGGCTCTGCGAGCTGCTGTCCGGGCTGAGAGGGGTCGTAGGGAAGGGGTGGAGAGGGAGTGCAACCTCCTGATAGCGGAGTTCTCCCGGCTGCAGACACGGGTGCAG GATGCTGAGAGCTGCCAGGCGAGGGTTCGGGAGCTGGAGGtggagctgcaggagctgcagcagctgcgtCGTGCTCGGACTTTCCTGCTGAGCGGTGAGGACGACGGCGTGGCTCTCACCCAGACTGTCCTCAGTATCACCCCGGAAACTGACACCTTCTTGGAAGTGGAGGTCGGGGAGACCGGAGGGGGCGTCAGGGAGGAGActgcaggtggaggaggtgtTGGAGGTGAGGCATTACCTGATTCCAGTCCTGTGAGGAAAAGCTGCAGCGACACGGCGCTCAATGCCATCGTGGCCCGGGACGCGTCCGGCCGAAGGAGAGGCAGCTACGCTCTTCACGCCAACAGCGTGAGGAAAAGAGGGATGTCCATCCTCAGAGAGGTGGATGAGCAGTACCACGCCTTACTGGAGAAGTATGAGGAGCTGTTAGGCAAGTGCCGACGACACGAAGAGAGCCTGTGTCACGCCGGCGTCCAGACTTCCCGGCCTGTCTCCAGAGACCCGTCTATGAAAGACTGTGCCATGGGCCCCATCGTGGCACCTCCCCCTACCCCCACCCAATCACCCTCCACCCCCGAAGCCATTGAGAGCATCAGCAAACAGGTGGAGGCAGTGGATAAGCGGCTGGGGCAGAACACTCCAGAGTACAAAGCGCTTTTTAAGGAGATCTTCTCTCGTATCCAGAAGACTAAGATGGACATCAAAGCTACCAAAGCTGCCAAATCTAGCAAACCTGGTAAATCTGGTAAATCTAGTAAACACTAA